The nucleotide sequence TGCACAAGACCTTCTCGACGCCGCACGGCGGCGGGGGGCCGGGCGCGGGGCCGGTCGGCGTGTCCGGGCGGCTGGAGCCGTTCCTGCCGGTGCCGATCGTCGGGAAGCTGCAGGACAAGTACTTCTGGGAGACCGAGAAGACGCGGCCGCAGACGATCGGGCGGCTCTCCGCCAACATGGGCAACGCGGGTGTGCTGCTGCGCGCCTACGTGTACGCGCGGCTGCTCGGACGCGAAGGAATGCACCGCGTGGCCGAGTTCTCGACCCTCAACGCGAACTATCTGCTCGCCCGCCTGCGCGACGCGGGCTTCGAGCTGGCCTATCCGAAGCGCCGCGCCACCCACGAGTTCATCGTGACGCTGAAGAAGCTCAAGGACGAAACCGGCGTGTCGGCGATGGATTTTGCCAAGCGTCTCCTGGACAAAGGCTTCCACGCGCCGACGACCTATTTCCCATTGCTCGTGCCCGAGTGCTTCCTGATCGAGCCGACCGAAACCGAGGCGAAAGAAGAGCTGGACCGGTTCGTCGAGGCGATGCAGGAGATCCTGAAAGAGGCGCGCGGCGATCCGGAGCTCGTGAAAGGGGCGCCGCATAGCACGCCCGTCCGCCGACTCGACGACGTACGCGCGGCGCGCGAGCTCGACTTGACCTGGGGCGGGCGCCGGGACGCCTAGCGGCTCTCGGGCCGCCGAGCACCCGCGCGCAGGAACCCGTCGAAAAGGCCGAATAGGAGACGCCGCCGCGGCGGTGCGCCGGCTGCGCGCGCCGCGCAGCCCGGATTCCGCCCGTTCCGGTCCCTGGTCGGTGCGCGGCACGTGGGCTCTTTCCAGGGCCTGTCCGCCCCGGCTCGCCATGCTGCCCCGTTTCGCCGGCCGGGGCGCCGAAGTGGCGCCGCTATAATCACCATACGGTCATGGGACGGGTGACATGCACGGCGCTGCGCGGTTCTACGGGAAAGACTGGTTCGCCGCCCTTCTTCTCGGTTCGGCCCTCGCGGCGGCCGCCCTGACCGATTCCCACGCCCTCCGGCGACTCGAGCTGCTCGTCTACGACGCCGGCGTCCGCATGACGAGCCGGGTCCCGGGCGCGAGCGAGGACATCGTTATCGTCGCCATCGACGACCCGAGCATCGAGGAGATCGGCCCGTGGCCGTGGCCGCGGGACGTGCTGGCCGAGGCGACCGACCGGCTCGTGCGCGGGAAGGCGAAGGCGGTCGGTCTGCTGGTTCCGCTGGACGAGCCCCGGACCGACCGGGGCCTGGAGCACTTTCGCTCGCTGCGCGCCTACCTCGATGCGAACCCGCTGCCGAGGAATCTGAGGCAACGCCGGCACATTTCCCGGCTCTTGGCGGAAGCGGAATATCGGCTCGACACCGATGCACAGCTCGCCAAGGTCATGTCGCCCACCGGTCCGGTTTTTATCCCCATGGCGCTCGTGCCGGGCGTTCCGTCCGGCGATCCGGTTCCACCGCTCCCCGAACACGTGCGCCGACACCGCCTGACCAAGGTCAGCCTCAACGAGGATACCGGCGCCGCGTCCTCGGCCGCTGCCCGACTGCCGCTGGAGGTGTTCGCACGGCGCGCCCGCGGCATCGGCCATATGCCGCTCGATGGCGAAGCCGGCAAGGACGCGCGCAGTCATCGTCTGGTGCTCGAGTACGCGGGCGAGCATTACGCTTCGCTGCCGCTGTTGCTTGCGGCGCGCAGCCTGTATGTCCGTCCGGCGCGGGTGGAGATCGAGCTCGGCGACGGCGTGCGGATCGCGAAGGTCGAGATTCGCACCGACAGCGAGATGCGGATGTACCCGGGCTTCTACCCCTCGCGCGAAGGCGAGCCGGCGTTCGCCGGTTACTCCTTTCGCGACGTGCGCGCCGGTCGCGTGCCGGCAGGCGCATTCAGGAACAAGATCGTCCTTGTCGGCATGGCAACCACCGACGCGGGTCGACTGTACGCGACGCCGTTGGGGCCCATGAGCGCCCCGGAGGTTGCCGCGAACGTCGTTGCGAGCATGCTCAACCAGGACTACTACGAGCGACCGGACTGGAGCCGGTGGATCGAAGCCGCCCTGTTCGGTCTGGTCTTCCTGTATCTCGCGTTCGTCATGCCGCGCCTCGCCGGGCGGCGGGCGACGACCGTTTCGGCGACGCTCCTGGTCGCCCTGCTGCTCGCCGGACACTACCTGCTCCTCAGCGAGCGACTCTGGTTGCAGACCGCCACCCCGGCTCTGTTTCTGGTGTCGGGCCACCTGCTCCTCGCGACCCGGCGTCTGTTCGGGGCCGCCCGCGTCAAGCGGGAAGCCGACGCGGACTCGGCCCAAACGAACCGTCTGCTCGGCCTCGCGTTCCAGGGCCAGGGACAGCTCGACATGGCGCTCGACAAGTTTCGCAAGCTGCCCGCGGACGATTCCGTACTCGAGCTCTTCTATAACCTGGCGCTCGATTTCGAGCGCAAGCGCCAGTTCAGCAAGGCCGCCGGTTGCTACGACCACATCCTGCGCCGCGCCCCCGGCTTCCGCGATGCGGCCGAGCGCAAGCAGCGTGCCGCGGCGGCCGAGCGGGCCGTGATGCTGGGCCCGGTCGCGGGCAGCGGCACCATCGTGCTGGACGCCATGGAGAAGCCGCGTCTGGGTCGCTACGAAGTGGAGAAGGAGCTGGGGCGAGGCGCCATGGGAACGGTGTACCTCGGTCGCGATCCGCGCATCGGCCGGGTGGTCGCCATCAAGACCATCGCGCTTTCCCAGTTCGAGGAAGCCGAACGGCCGCAGGTGCGCGAGCGGTTCTTCCGCGAGGCGGAAGCCGCCGGGCGGCTCAACCATCCGAACATCGTCACCATCTACGACGCCGGCGAGGAGCAGGACCTCGGGTTCATCGCCATGGAACTGCTGGAAGGCAAGGACCTGACGCACTACGTGCAGCCCGGCAAGGAGCTGCCGCTCGAATGGGTCGTGGACGTGGTGACGCAGGTCGCCGATGCGCTCGACTACGCGCACCGCTGCGACGTCGTGCACCGGGACATCAAGCCCGCCAACATCATGCACGACGACGCGAAGCAGAGCGTGAAGGTCACGGATTTCGGCATCGCCCGCATCACCGATTCGAACAACACCCGGACCGGCGTCATCATGGGCAGCCCGTTCTACATGTCGCCCGAGCAGCTTGCCGGGAAACCGGTCGACGGGCGATCCGATCTCTTCTCCCTCGGCGTCACGCTGTTCGAGCTTCTGGCCGGCGTACAGCCGTTCCGCGGGGACTCCATGGCGGCCCTGATGTACCAGATCGCCAACGAGCCGCATCCGGACATCCTGGCGATCCGGCCCGCTCTCCCGCCGCGGCTGAAGAGTTTTCTCGACAAGGCGCTGAGGAAGGATCCGTCCGACCGGTTCCAGACGGGAGCCGAATTCCGCGACGCGCTGGTGGCCGGCGTCCGGGTGCGATCCGTCAGGGGTCGCGCGCGCCGGACGCCGCGATAGGATCGGGCCTGGCCCGGACCCGATGAAGCCGGAATGCCGTGGACGACGACCGCGTCAGGCGGTCGCCTTGGCCTCCGGCGCCTTCTCGGCATGCGGCACCGATCCGCACTCGAGGAAGATGCGTCGGTCGCAGCGCTCGCAGATCGAGCGGTCGAGCTTCTTGAAGATGCTCTCGATCGCATCGCCCTTGGTCGCGTAGATGTGCTCGCGACCGAAGGTGTCGGCGTAGCCGCCGCGCTTGAGGATGTGGCACGCCTCGTCCTTCACCTTGGCGAGATAAAGACCCCCGCCCTGGGCCTCGCGGCGCTTCGCCTCCTGCACCAGCATTTCCGCGCCCGCGATGTCGATGAAGTTGATCCCGTTGCCGATCACGAGCAGGTGCTTCTGCCCCGGGTTCTGCTCGGCGAAGCGCTGGAACGCGCCCTGGACGTGGTCGACCGCGCCGAAGAAGAGCGAGCCGTCCACGCGCACGATCTTGAGCTGCGGGCACTCGGGCAGCTTCGGATCGGTGACGAGATGCCGGTTGGGCGCCGCGGGATCGGGCACCCGCGAGACGATGCCCGGGCGCGAGGTACGCATGAGGTAGATCACGAGCGAGAGCATCACGCCGGCGTAGATCGCGAACTCGAGCTCGACGAACAGGGTCGCGAAGAAGGTCACGGCCAGCACCGCGGTCTCGCGCTTGCTCGTGCGAACGATGTTCGCGATGTGGTGGAAGTCGATCAGGCGCCAGGCGACGACCACCAGCACGGCCGCCATCGCGGCGGTGGGCAGATGGGCGGCCAGCGGCGCAAAGACGAGCACGATCGCGGCGAGGGCGATGGCCGCGAAGATCCCGGCGAGCGGCGTCACGGCGCCGGCGTCGTAGTTGAGGCCGGTGCGGTTGAAGGACCCGGACGAGGCGTAGCTCGAGAAGAAGCTGCCGACCATGTTGGCCAGCCCCTGGCCGATGAACTCCTGGTTGCCGTCGATCCGCTGGTGGGATTTGAGCGCGACCGAGCGCGCGATCGACACCGCCTCCATGAGGCCCAGCATGGCGACCGCGAGCGCCCCCGAGCCCAGCGCCTTGAGCGACCCGAGGGAGAAGTCGGGCAGGGAGAGCGGCGGCAGGCTGGCGGGAAACTCGCCGACGAGGGCGATGCCGTGGGTCGGCGCGCCGAGCGCCATGGCGAGCAGGCTTCCGACCACCATCGCGATCAGGAGGCCCGGCCAGCGGGGGCGGTAGATCATGAATCCGACGACCGTCGCGAGCGTGACCACCGCGATGCCCGTGACGTACGGGTTGATCTCGTGGAACTGTCGGAAGATATCCTGCCAGGTGTGCAGGAAGGACTCCCCGGCGGGAATGTGGATGCCGAGGAAGTGCTTGAGCTGGCTCGTCGCGATCAGGATCGCCGCCCCGGCCGTGAAACCGACGACGACCGAATGCGAGATGAAGTTGACGAGCGCCCCCATGCGGGCGACGCCGAGGGCGAGCTGGTACACGCCGGCGAGGAACGTGAGAGTCAGCGCCATCTGGATGAACTGCGCGCTGCCCGGCTCGGCGAACTTCGAGACGGTGGCGAAGACGACGATCGAGATGGCCGTCGTCGGTCCGGAAATCAGGTGGCGCGAGGAGCCGAAAAGTGCCGCGATGACCGGCGGGACCATCGCCGTGTAGAGGCCGTAGACCGGGGGCAGCCCGGCGATCATGGCGAAGGCGATGCCCTGCGGCAGCACGATCACCGCGCCGGTGAGCCCGGCGATCAGGTCGGCCTTGAGGGTGTCTCGCTGGACGAGGGGCCACCAGCGCAGGAACGGGAAAATCCGCGACCAGAAGACGCTGCACTGTGCCGCGGGGACGTCGAGGATCGGAGTGGTACGGGCCATCGGCGCAAAAAGCGGCATTGTACGCGGTTTTTCCCCGCCTGGTTAGGCCCGTGCTCGGCCGTTCCCTCCTCTCCTATCGGCGATGTCGACGTGCGGGGCCTTCGATACCGCTGAGTTCTGCGCGCGGGCCGACCGATCCGCTGCCGACGGTTCAGCCAGGCGCTTCGGCGATGCTCGCGAGCGGTTCCAGCTCGGCGAGGGCCGTCACCGGTGCCTGACAGGCACGGCCCGTGCA is from Sulfurifustis variabilis and encodes:
- a CDS encoding SulP family inorganic anion transporter, yielding MARTTPILDVPAAQCSVFWSRIFPFLRWWPLVQRDTLKADLIAGLTGAVIVLPQGIAFAMIAGLPPVYGLYTAMVPPVIAALFGSSRHLISGPTTAISIVVFATVSKFAEPGSAQFIQMALTLTFLAGVYQLALGVARMGALVNFISHSVVVGFTAGAAILIATSQLKHFLGIHIPAGESFLHTWQDIFRQFHEINPYVTGIAVVTLATVVGFMIYRPRWPGLLIAMVVGSLLAMALGAPTHGIALVGEFPASLPPLSLPDFSLGSLKALGSGALAVAMLGLMEAVSIARSVALKSHQRIDGNQEFIGQGLANMVGSFFSSYASSGSFNRTGLNYDAGAVTPLAGIFAAIALAAIVLVFAPLAAHLPTAAMAAVLVVVAWRLIDFHHIANIVRTSKRETAVLAVTFFATLFVELEFAIYAGVMLSLVIYLMRTSRPGIVSRVPDPAAPNRHLVTDPKLPECPQLKIVRVDGSLFFGAVDHVQGAFQRFAEQNPGQKHLLVIGNGINFIDIAGAEMLVQEAKRREAQGGGLYLAKVKDEACHILKRGGYADTFGREHIYATKGDAIESIFKKLDRSICERCDRRIFLECGSVPHAEKAPEAKATA
- a CDS encoding CHASE2 domain-containing serine/threonine-protein kinase; this encodes MHGAARFYGKDWFAALLLGSALAAAALTDSHALRRLELLVYDAGVRMTSRVPGASEDIVIVAIDDPSIEEIGPWPWPRDVLAEATDRLVRGKAKAVGLLVPLDEPRTDRGLEHFRSLRAYLDANPLPRNLRQRRHISRLLAEAEYRLDTDAQLAKVMSPTGPVFIPMALVPGVPSGDPVPPLPEHVRRHRLTKVSLNEDTGAASSAAARLPLEVFARRARGIGHMPLDGEAGKDARSHRLVLEYAGEHYASLPLLLAARSLYVRPARVEIELGDGVRIAKVEIRTDSEMRMYPGFYPSREGEPAFAGYSFRDVRAGRVPAGAFRNKIVLVGMATTDAGRLYATPLGPMSAPEVAANVVASMLNQDYYERPDWSRWIEAALFGLVFLYLAFVMPRLAGRRATTVSATLLVALLLAGHYLLLSERLWLQTATPALFLVSGHLLLATRRLFGAARVKREADADSAQTNRLLGLAFQGQGQLDMALDKFRKLPADDSVLELFYNLALDFERKRQFSKAAGCYDHILRRAPGFRDAAERKQRAAAAERAVMLGPVAGSGTIVLDAMEKPRLGRYEVEKELGRGAMGTVYLGRDPRIGRVVAIKTIALSQFEEAERPQVRERFFREAEAAGRLNHPNIVTIYDAGEEQDLGFIAMELLEGKDLTHYVQPGKELPLEWVVDVVTQVADALDYAHRCDVVHRDIKPANIMHDDAKQSVKVTDFGIARITDSNNTRTGVIMGSPFYMSPEQLAGKPVDGRSDLFSLGVTLFELLAGVQPFRGDSMAALMYQIANEPHPDILAIRPALPPRLKSFLDKALRKDPSDRFQTGAEFRDALVAGVRVRSVRGRARRTPR